The following nucleotide sequence is from Trichormus variabilis 0441.
GGTAGTCAAACCTTTAACCAAGAGTTTCCAGATCAAGCGGGTAGTGTAGAAATAGGCACTGTTAGTTATAAATTTCCGGTGGGTGATAAATTACGCGCGGCTGTATTTGCCAATCGGGGAGAACACGTAGATTATTTACCAAATGTGTTTAGTGCAGTTGGTGATGAAGATGGGGGTTCTGGTTCACTTTCCACCTTTGCTCAATATAGCCCGATTTATCGCATTGTTTCCCAAGGTGCGGGTGTGGGGTTGAATTATGAATTGAGTCCTGCTATTAACTTGACTTTAGGATACTTAGCCCCAAATGCTAGTAGTCCAGAAAATTTAACTCCTAGTAGCAGTAATGGCACAACGGCTGGAGGTTTATTTAATGGTCGCTATTCAGCTTTAGCACAATTAACTATCCAACCAACCAGAAATTTAGCTTTCGGTTTAACTTACGTTAATGCTTATACAGCAGGAACACCTACTTTTCTCAATGATGTGGGGACAATTTCCGCAAATTCACCAAGTTTAATTTCTGATAATTCCCGACGCACAATCAATGCTTATGGTGTAGCGGGGTTGTGGCGAGTTTCTCCCAAATTCGCTGTTAATGGTTGGTTTATGTATACCAATCAACAAGGCCAATCCGCCGGGGAAGATAATGAAAGTGCAGATGTTTACAGTTATGCGATCGCTCTAGCCTTTCCTGATTTGGGTAAAGATGGTAACTTGGGAGGTATTATCGTCGGTGTTCCCCCCTATGCTACTCGTTCTGGTGTCGTTCCCTTATATAGACCCTTTTTAGGTGGTGCAACTGACGTAATCAGCACTATACCTAATCGCGCTACCCCAGTACATTTAGAAGCCTTCTACAAATATCAACTCAACGATAATATCTCAATTACACCTGGAGTAATTTGGTTAATTGCTCCTAACCAAACCAGTGATAACCCTGATGTAGTTATAGGTACAATTCGCACTACTTTTAGGTTTTGATAGAATTTAGAGTAATAGTTTAGAGGCTTTTTCTTGACAAGACAGCCTATCTCTGAGTTTAATGAGTTAGTCAAGTCGCTTCTCTACGAGACGCTGCGCGTAGCTTGCTTCCACGAAGTGGTACGCTCCAATTCAAAATTAAAGACAGTTGGAGTAGGGGATTTAAACCCCAACTCAACTTATACTACGTGTAGACGTAAGTAGGTGGGCGTTAAAAAACATAACTATACTTTTGTCATTGCGAGGAGGTACGACGAAGCAATCGCAAGAGTTTTGAGTAATTTACATTCTGTTACATAGTTGAGTTTATTCGTGCCTACCTACTTAGGGGTCTTAAACCCTTGAACTTGCGGTAAATAAATTTGTCTTTAAATAAAACTTCAAGCCTATTTTACCTAGATATACCTTGAATCTAAAATGCTGTATATTTTTAATCTAAGTTAGTTAACTCAATTTTATGTCTAGGTAACATCTAGGTAAAACAAACCTATAGGCATTTAAGGCATCACCGTGCCAAAATGTACTTTAAAGAATTATTTGTCAGTTTTCAACAATTACCGTCAAGTCACTCGGCTTTTTGCGTCTTATGCAATTAGAGTTATGCTCTAGCTCCTCAAATTCCAGTTTTAAATAATTACTGTCCCCTTCACTTATAAAGACGAGGCTCATTATCTATCAGAATTTTTCAGTTAAATCATGAAATGTTTCCATAACAAGCATCTTAACCATAATTTGGGTGCTTGCTTGTACTAGCGCAACGATGCTCCGCTTCGCCAAGAGCGCGATGGACTTACGCCCCGCCGTAGGCTATCGCTCTATGAGAATAACAGCAAAAGTCTGTAGTCTACTGAGAGGAACATAAGAAAAGGCATTTAATTGTTTAAATCTTGAGGAGTTAGTTTTTAGAGAAAAGGCATTTAATTATTTAAAAGCTTTCAAAGAATACAAAAGTAGCAAAAACCCTAATCTTTTTAATATATAAGCTTTTCGGCATCTTCCGTAGTAAGACATTCATTCTTTAATGGACAGGAAAGATAGTTTGAGTATGGGATGGGAATTTAATGAAGAAACAGGTTTTTATCATCCTATAACTTGAGCCATTAGAGACTTGACTAATAACTAATTATTAATGACCAATAATTTTAAATATTTATAAATGTTGTCCATAGATTAACTTTGCATACTCCTCAAAATTAAATGTAGATATTTCGGTTGTTACCAGCATTAAAGTTACAGCATGGTGGAATTGGACATCTACTAAACACTGGCAATGGAAGTTACAATTTTACTGCTATGGCTATCTTTAATGCTGTTTACTCTACGTCTAGTTTTTCTAGTAATACAGGCGCAGAAAAAGCCTCAAAGTCGTCACATAATTAATCACAAAAGGACAGTATATAAGCACCAACGCAGACAACAGCATCAGTACAATATCCCTAAAACAGGGCAGTGGCGAGAACTTTTAGCCCTAGTTCATGGTGATGTATCTACTGCTCAACGGTTAATAGAATTTGAACAACAGCGTAATCCGACTCGTAGCGTTGAGTGGTGTATAGAGAAAGCACTTTGGCAGATCCAACGTGACCGTCGTGCCTAAGTTAATTATGACAGTTGCTTGATTTAAGGCACACATCAAATTTTATGTAAGAAAAAATACAATAAGTAAGTCGTGGTGAAATTTCACAAGTATGTAACAAAGAATTAAGCAGAAGAAGAAGAATTAAATCTTACACGATGTGTACTGTAATTTCCTTTATCTCCTCTTGTTTGAACTCCATCAATGACGGCATAAGCAAGGTCTAACTCATCCTCAAAAGTTTTCGAGGCAAGTTCATCTT
It contains:
- a CDS encoding iron uptake porin, encoding MLKALWCGLLGVSTWVIAAEVWAAENTDDSLAQVTSVSQLSDVQPTDWAFAALQSLVERYGCIAGYPNGTFRGNRAMTRYEFAAGLNACLDRVNELIATATAETVQKEDLATLQRLQEEFTAELATLRGRVDAIEARTATLETQQFSTTTKLSGEVIFAITDVLSGDSDPFGVDLPRNSTILANRVRLNLLSSFTGKDELKIRLQAGSTPHPQRAGGFRYGADPVLASLGSLQTTPEGSQTFNQEFPDQAGSVEIGTVSYKFPVGDKLRAAVFANRGEHVDYLPNVFSAVGDEDGGSGSLSTFAQYSPIYRIVSQGAGVGLNYELSPAINLTLGYLAPNASSPENLTPSSSNGTTAGGLFNGRYSALAQLTIQPTRNLAFGLTYVNAYTAGTPTFLNDVGTISANSPSLISDNSRRTINAYGVAGLWRVSPKFAVNGWFMYTNQQGQSAGEDNESADVYSYAIALAFPDLGKDGNLGGIIVGVPPYATRSGVVPLYRPFLGGATDVISTIPNRATPVHLEAFYKYQLNDNISITPGVIWLIAPNQTSDNPDVVIGTIRTTFRF